The Corynebacterium pseudopelargi genome contains a region encoding:
- the lepB gene encoding signal peptidase I, protein MQAVSEAENPKAEKKQLPWYVEIPLVMFVTLAVIVLIQTFVGRLYVIPSASMEPTLHGCAGCTGDRIIVDKLTYDFSDPKPGDVVVFKGTDSWNEGFVNQQSQNPVTSKLRNIASWVGLASTDENDLVKRVIATGGQTVQCLEGDQGVKVDGKLIDQSFVQNPPSNPVQGPGGSEACGGPYFGPVKVPEGNLWVMGDNRTNSADSRYHMGDQYQGTIPEDNVIGKVRWIVFPFNRIQSVDAYDLQG, encoded by the coding sequence GTGCAAGCCGTGAGTGAAGCCGAAAACCCCAAGGCCGAGAAGAAGCAACTTCCTTGGTACGTAGAAATCCCGCTGGTGATGTTTGTAACCCTGGCGGTTATTGTGTTGATTCAAACCTTCGTTGGCAGGCTCTACGTCATTCCAAGTGCCTCGATGGAGCCGACGTTGCATGGCTGCGCGGGTTGCACTGGGGATCGCATCATCGTGGATAAGCTCACCTACGATTTTTCCGATCCCAAACCGGGCGATGTAGTGGTGTTTAAAGGCACCGACTCCTGGAATGAGGGCTTTGTTAATCAACAATCCCAAAATCCCGTGACCTCCAAATTGCGCAATATCGCCTCCTGGGTTGGTTTGGCCTCAACGGATGAAAATGACCTGGTCAAGCGGGTGATTGCCACCGGTGGGCAAACGGTTCAGTGCCTTGAAGGGGATCAGGGCGTGAAAGTTGATGGCAAACTCATCGATCAATCCTTCGTGCAAAACCCACCCTCGAATCCTGTGCAAGGACCTGGGGGCTCTGAGGCCTGTGGCGGACCATATTTCGGGCCGGTGAAAGTGCCAGAGGGCAACTTGTGGGTGATGGGCGATAACCGAACCAACTCGGCGGATTCGCGCTACCACATGGGGGATCAGTACCAAGGCACCATTCCTGAAGACAATGTCATTGGCAAGGTCCGCTGGATCGTCTTCCCCTTCAACCGCATCCAAAGCGTGGATGCCTATGACCTTCAAGGCTAA
- the rplS gene encoding 50S ribosomal protein L19 encodes MNILDKVDAASMRDDIPDFRPGDTLDVHVKVIEGQKTRTQLFRGVVIRRQGAGVRETFTVRKVSFGIGVERTFPVHTPNIDKIEVVSRGRVRRAKLYYLRDRKGKAAKIRERR; translated from the coding sequence ATGAACATTCTTGACAAGGTCGATGCAGCGTCCATGCGCGACGATATCCCGGACTTCCGTCCCGGCGATACCCTCGACGTGCACGTAAAGGTGATCGAAGGTCAAAAGACCCGTACCCAGCTCTTCCGTGGCGTTGTGATTCGTCGCCAGGGTGCCGGCGTGCGTGAGACCTTCACCGTACGCAAGGTCTCCTTCGGTATTGGTGTGGAGCGTACCTTCCCGGTACACACCCCCAACATCGACAAGATCGAGGTCGTTTCCCGCGGCCGCGTGCGTCGCGCCAAGCTGTACTACCTGCGCGATCGCAAGGGCAAGGCAGCCAAGATTCGCGAGCGCCGCTAA